GGGACGTACTGGGCGACCACCTCCTCGGTCGAGCCGATGGCGCTGATGCGGCCGTGATCCAGAAGCACGCAGCGGTCGCAGAGGCGCCGGATCGCGCGCAGGTCGTGACTTACCACGAGCACAGTACGGCCCAGATCCGTGGTGAGGTCGTGCATGCGGGCGATGCAGCGGCGCTGGAACGCGTCATCGCCCACGGCCAGTACCTCGTCGACCACGAGGATATCGGGTTCGAGGTGGGCGGCCACCGAAAAGGCGAGTCGCAGGTACATGCCGCTCGAGTAGAACTTCACGGGGGTGTCGATGTAGCGGTCTATGCCCGCGAAGGCGACGATCTCGTCGAACTTGTCGAGGATCTCGCTACGCTTCATGCCGAGCACCGCGCCGTTGAGGAAGACGTTCTCCCTTCCGGTGAGCTCGGAGTGGAAACCTGCGCCTACCTCGAGCAGCGACCCGACCCTGCCGCGGACCTCCCCGCGCCCCTCCGTGGGAGCGGTGACGCGGGAGAGGACCTTCAGCAGGGTGCTCTTCCCTGCCCCGTTGCTGCCGATGATGCCGACGGCCTCACCCTCGACGACATCGAAGCTGACGTCCCGGAGCGCCCAGATCACGTCGGTGGATGAAGCGCCGTCGCCAGAGATCACCCGCCTCGCCCACGCCGTCGTATTGCGACCGGCGGCGGCGATCTGGTCGCGCAGTGTGTTGTGTCGACCCTTCAGCTTACCGGTCCGGTAGCGCTTGCCCAGACCGAAAGCGCGGATCGCGTATCGGGTGCCTTCAGACGACATCGGCGAACCCCGCTTCCACACGCCTGAAGTAGAAGGCCCCGGTCACGAACAGCAGCAGCGCTACCAACGCCGAGGCCAGGACCAGACCGGGGGGAGCCGAGTCCGTCCCCAGAAGCGTCCAGCGAAAGCCCTCGACCACGCCCGCCATGGGGTTGAGGCCATACAGGGTGCGCCAGGGCTCTTCGAGCAGGCTGCTTGGATATGCGATCGGAGTGATGAAGAGCCATGCCTGAACGGCGAACGGCAGCGCGTGCCGGATATCTCGGTAGCGCACGTTCAGGGCGGACAGCCAGAAGCCCACTCCCAAAGCGGTGACCGTCGCGAGGAGAAGAAGCGCGGGTATCCAGACCACGTTCCCAGTCGGGGCTATCCCGTAGTAGGCCATCATCGCGATCAGCACGAGGAAGGCGATCGCGAAGTCCACCAGGCCCGCCAGCACGGCCGCTATCGGCACGGTCAGCCGCGGAAAATAGACCTTCGTGATCAAGTCTCGGTTGGACACCAGACTGTTGGCCGACTGGACAAGGCCCGTAGCGAAGAAGCTCCAGGGAACCAGCGCAACGAAGCTGAAGATGGGATATGGCACTCCGTCGGAGGGCACTCGTGCGAGACGGCCGAAGAAGATGCTGAACACGACCATCGTGAAAAAAGGCTGCAGCACAGCCCAAGACGCCCCGAGAAGGGTCTGCTTGTAGCGGACCTTTATGTCGCGCCAGACGAAGAAAAACAGCAATTCCCGGTAGCGCCACAGCGAGGCGAGGTCCAGCGGCATCCACCTCCGCGGCGGACGGATCACCTCCACGTGGAGCGACTCGCGACCTGCCGCCCGATCCGGCTGCGCAGCCACCGAAGCGTCCAGGTGTGAAACGCTCATCGGGGCAACTCCCCCGCGACCTCCGGCCCTTCGGCGGCCGCCTCGCGCTCAGTCCCCACATTCCGGTGGCGGACGACCCGCGCGGGCACGCCCACCGCTACGGCCCCGGGTGGCACGTCCTCGCGCACCAG
This genomic stretch from Gemmatimonadota bacterium harbors:
- a CDS encoding ABC transporter ATP-binding protein — encoded protein: MSSEGTRYAIRAFGLGKRYRTGKLKGRHNTLRDQIAAAGRNTTAWARRVISGDGASSTDVIWALRDVSFDVVEGEAVGIIGSNGAGKSTLLKVLSRVTAPTEGRGEVRGRVGSLLEVGAGFHSELTGRENVFLNGAVLGMKRSEILDKFDEIVAFAGIDRYIDTPVKFYSSGMYLRLAFSVAAHLEPDILVVDEVLAVGDDAFQRRCIARMHDLTTDLGRTVLVVSHDLRAIRRLCDRCVLLDHGRISAIGSTEEVVAQYVPDGTTSSTGRWIELDTAPRRGSGQARFGAVRFGKPGDGGVAPDRPLEFEILVEASEPLTARSLSLTLSPPGGTCLLNLDAADLRLRAGRNTVRVALERLHLRPGIYQGGLWLGDEAGRAIDAVDVAFQVEVEGGVAPLPRGGAPREGVVSARYSVAVQEASGPGAGHGASSTSTTAAD
- a CDS encoding ABC transporter permease, with the translated sequence MSVSHLDASVAAQPDRAAGRESLHVEVIRPPRRWMPLDLASLWRYRELLFFFVWRDIKVRYKQTLLGASWAVLQPFFTMVVFSIFFGRLARVPSDGVPYPIFSFVALVPWSFFATGLVQSANSLVSNRDLITKVYFPRLTVPIAAVLAGLVDFAIAFLVLIAMMAYYGIAPTGNVVWIPALLLLATVTALGVGFWLSALNVRYRDIRHALPFAVQAWLFITPIAYPSSLLEEPWRTLYGLNPMAGVVEGFRWTLLGTDSAPPGLVLASALVALLLFVTGAFYFRRVEAGFADVV